From Primulina tabacum isolate GXHZ01 chromosome 2, ASM2559414v2, whole genome shotgun sequence, one genomic window encodes:
- the LOC142529999 gene encoding 70 kDa peptidyl-prolyl isomerase-like isoform X2, producing the protein MALVASKEAISLNTGAQVSDFKEITIGAEGLLKKILQKGISWQTPIPGDEVQVHYSVRLKDGDDFDSSRDRGIPFTFKLGQCEVIKGWDEGIATMRKGERSMFTIPAELGYGEKGCPPQIPPNSTLIFDVELISWFPVREISGDGGILKKIIREGEGWATPNHQDEVLVKYVARYENGTIVSQSDEGLEFSLTDGHLCPAMAKAVKTMRKREEAELLVKFSHGALRHCKNEMLKVDGDTVSPCSNLIIRVELISWRSVVDIDGHKKILKKLMETGEGFDRPNEGSRVKVTYIGKLENGTIFERKGSDAEPFEYICAREQINKDLDRAIMTMKKGEVAVVKISSDEASSIYEIKLIDFIKEKPFWKMDIRERIIACGRNKNEGNLLFKDGKFQLASRKYEEGSKSIEYNHSFNHEEKQEANSLRVSCYLNNAACKLKLGEYVEVMRLCTKVSILIRGPEVPKTE; encoded by the exons ATGGCACTCGTTGCATCCAAAGAAGCGATCTCCTTAAATACCGGAGCGCAAGTTTCCGATTTTAAGGAGATAACCATTGGTGCTGAAGGTCTGCTGAAAAAGATTCTTCAGAAAGGAATTTCATGGCAGACTCCAATCCCTGGTGATGAAGTTCAAG TTCATTACAGTGTAAGGCTGAAAGATGGAGATGACTTTGACTCTAGTCGGGATAGAGGAATTCCCTTCACATTCAAATTAGGCCAAT GTGAAGTGATCAAAGGATGGGATGAAGGGATTGCCACAATGAGGAAAGGTGAAAGATCAATGTTCACAATTCCAGCAGAATTGGGATATGGAGAAAAGGGGTGCCCACCTCAAATTCCTCCAAATTCGACATTAATATTTGATGTTGAGTTGATTTCATGGTTCCCCGTTAGAGAGATTTCAGGAGATGGAGGAATTTTGAAGAAGATTATAAGGGAAGGAGAGGGATGGGCTACTCCCAATCATCAAGATGAAGTTTTAg TGAAGTATGTGGCCCGATATGAAAATGGCACCATAGTCTCTCAATCTGATGAAGGCTTGGAGTTTTCTCTCACGGATG GCCATCTATGTCCCGCCATGGCCAAAGCCGTGAAAACCATGAGGAAAAGAGAGGAAGCAGAATTGTTGGTTAAGTTCTCCC ATGGTGCTCTTAGGCATTGCAAAAATGAGATGCTTAAAGTGGATGGAGATACTGTCTCTCCTTGCTCAAATCTCATCATTCGCGTCGAATTGATATCATGGAGAAGTGTAGTTGATATCGACGGACataagaaaattttgaagaaattAATGGAAACGGGCGAAGGGTTTGATCGTCCTAATGAAGGATCTCGTGTGAAAG TAACTTATATTGGTAAACTTGAAAATGGTACCATATTTGAAAGGAAAGGATCTGATGCAGAACCCTTTGAATATATCTGTGCGAGAG AGCAAATCAACAAGGATTTGGATAGAGCGATTATGACTATGAAAAAAGGAGAAGTTGCTGTAGTAAAAATCAGCTCTGATGAAGCTTCATCAATTTACGAAATCAAATTGATCGACTTCATCAAG GAGAAACCCTTCTGGAAAATGGACATTCGAGAAAGAATAATAGCTTGTGGAAGGAACAAAAACGAAGGAAACTTACTTTTTAAAGATGGGAAATTTCAACTTGCCTCTAGGAAGTATGAGG AGGGTTCAAAGTCGATTGAGTACAACCATTCCTTTAATCATGAAGAGAAACAAGAGGCCAATTCTTTGAGAGTATCGTGTTATTTGAACAATGCGGCTTGCAAATTGAAACTGGGAGAATATGTCGAGGTCATGCGACTCTGCACAAAG gtgagcattttgatcaggggacctgaggtgccgaagactgagtag